Genomic window (Longimicrobium sp.):
GCCACCTCGAGCACCACGCACCGGTCGTCCTCGACCCCGCGCCACCGCTCCACGCGGCGCAGCAGCAGCTCGGGAAGCAGCAGCGGCTCGTACGCGGGGCCGGTCTACCGCCAGCCGCAGACGCGCACCGTGAAGCACACCCGTCGTGACGCCGCCATCGGCGCCGCCGGCGGCGCGGTGATCGGCGCGGTCGCGGGCGGCGGGCGCCACCGGGTGCGCGGCGCCATCGTGGGCGGCGTGCTGGGCGGCGTGGCCGGCGCGGTGATCGGCAACAACGTCGACAAGCACAAGATCCAGTACTGATTCGCCGGTCCGGCGAAAAGTCGAGGCGCCTCCCCCGTTCTCCGGGGGAGGCGCTTCGTCTTCCGCCGTATCCCCCCGAAAGACCTGTTTCACGCAGATGGGCAGGGAAACGGAGAATCGCATCTCCGCATCTTTTTCCCGATGGTGAATCCCCCCGCTTTCCCAATCTCCTCCGCAAACCGATCTTTCCGCCGCAGAGAGTGCACGTCGGCCCGAAACTTCTCCATCTTTCCGGCATGCGAATCCTGGTGGTCGAGGACGATCCCGCGCTCCTGGCGATCCTGGAGGCGGGGTTCCGCGAGAACCGCATCGACGTGGTGACGGCGCGCACCTTTCACGAGGGGCGCGAAAAGGCCGCGCTGGGCACCTACGCCGTCATCATCCTGGACGTGGGCCTTCCCGGCGGCAGCGGCTTCGACCTGTGCAAGCGCATCCGCTCCAACGCCATCTCCACCCCGGTGCTGATGCTGACCGCCCGCGACGCCGTGGACGACCGGGTGTACGGACTGGAGTCCGGCGCCGACGACTATCTCACCAAGCCCTTCGCCTTCAAGGAATTGCTGGCGCGGGTGCAGGCGCTGGCCCGGCGTCCGCCGCAGCTGGCGCCCGAGCGGCGCAGCGTGGCCGACCTGGAGGTGGACCTGCGCACCCGCGACGTCCGCCGCGCGGGGCGCACGCTGCAGCTCACGGCCAAGGAGTTCGAGCTGCTGGAGTTCTTCCTCCGCCACGAGGGCGTGGTGGTGGACCGCGCCGCCATCACCGCGGCGGTGTGGGACGACAACCACGACCCGTTCACCAACGTGCTCGAGGTGCTCGTGCGCCGGCTGCGCCGCAAGATCGACGACGAGTTCGAGCCCAAGCTGATCCACACCCTGCGCGGCGCGGGCTACCGCTTCGGCACGTGAACCACATGCGCGCGCCGCTCCGGCGCCTGCGCCACCGCCTGACGGCGTGGTACGCGCTCAGCTTCGCCGCCATCCTGGTGGTGGTGGGCGGGGGGATGTACTGGGTCACGAGCCGCGAGGTCGAGGCGCAGCTCACCCGCACCCTGCACGCCGCCACCAACGAGGTCGTGCGCGCCGCGCAGATCGGCGAGAGCGACGGCATTCCCTCGGACGAGGCGGCGCTGGACGCGGTGGAGGAGATGGAGGTGCCCGGGAGCGAGCTGTACCTGCTGGACGCCGCCGGCCGCGTGGTGACGCCCGACACCGTGGACCGCGAGGTGCGCGACGCGGCCATGGAGGCGCTCCGGCGCGGCGCCGCGGACCGCGGCTACGAAAGCGAGGGCGGCCAGTGGCGGGTGCACGCGCTGCGCTTCGCGCTGGCCAACCGCCGGCCGTACGTGGCCGTGGCCGTGGCCGACCTGGGGCAGATCGAGGCGCAGTCGCTGCGCCTGATCGAGACCTTCGTCACCGGCGCCTTCGCGGCGCTGGTGCTGGTGGCGCTCATGGGGCACTACCTGGCCGAGCTCTCGGTGCGCCCTGTGGAGCAGACGTACGAGCACATGCGCCGCTTCATCGCCGACGCCGCGCACGAGCTGCGCACCCCCGTCTCCGTGCTGCGCGCGCGCGCCGAGGTGGCGGCGCAGCGCGAGCGCCCGCCCGGCGACTACCGCCGCGCGCTGGAGGAAGTGGGGCGCGAGGCCGAGGTGCTGGGGCGCATCGTGGAGGACCTGCTGATCCTGGCGCGCGTGGAGTCCGGCGTGCGGCCGGTGGCCGAGGAGCCGGTGTACCTGGACGACCTGGTGAGCGACGCCGCCTCGGCCGCCGGGGTGCTGGCAGAGACGCGCGGGGTGCGGCTGCGCGTGGGCGAGTTCGACGAGGCGCGGGTGACGGGCGACGCGCCGCTGCTGCGCCAGCTGCTGCTGATCCTGATGCAGAACGCGGTGAAGTACACGGCCGAGGGGGGCGAGGTGACGGTGGACGTGCACTCGCGCGGCGGGTCGCCCACGGTGGTGGTGGCCGACACCGGGATCGGCATCGCCCCGGCCGAGCTGCCGCACGTCTTCGAGCGCTTCTACCGCGGCGAGGGCGCGCGCGGCATCACCGAGGGCGCGGGGCTCGGCCTCTCCATCGCCCGCCGCATCGTGGACCAGCACAAGGCCCGCATCTCGGTCGAGTCGCACCCCGGGCAGGGGACGCGGGTGACGCTTGTGTTTCCGCCGGCCGGCTGACGAAAGTTACGAGAAGTACGGAAGTACGATGGAGATTCGGAGCCGGCCTCGCATTCGCGCGCGGGCCGGCTCTCTCGTTTTCGCGCGGAGACGCGGAGACGCAGAGAACTAAGCGCGTGCACGGAGTCCCCCGCGTCTCCGCGTCTCCGCGTGAGATCCCGCGATGCCCCGGGCGCGATCCGGCGCAGGTTTACCGCCGAAATGGAGTCCGCGAAGGCGGACTGCGTGCCGTTGTAGCCGCGAGTTCACTCGCATTTTCACGGTTTCCGGATCGTCCGATCCGCGGTTAATCCTCCAATAATCTTTCTCCCCTTCGTGTAATCTCCCTGACAGCTTCCGTGGATAGCTTTGCATCCGTAAGCGGCGCGGGAGAAGCGCCGGAGCGGACCGGGACGAGCGGAGCGGCGAGAGCCGGGGGCGGACGATGAGCCGGGCGACGGGGTGCCGGATGTGGATCGGAGCCGCGCTGGTCGCGGCGGGCGCGCTGAGCGCCGCTCCGGCCGCGGCGCAGGCCCCGGTGACCGGCCTCCCGCTGGTAGAGGTCCCCGCGGCGGGGCCACGCTCCGGCGACCTGATCGCGGTGATCCTGACGGCGGACGGAGGGTGGGCGGCGCTGGACCGCGGAGTCGCGGACGACCTGGCGCGCGGCGGGATCCCGGTGGTCGGGTGGAGCAGCCTGGACTACTACCGGAAGCCCCGCACCCCCGACGAGGCGGCGGGCGACCTGGCCCGGGTGCTCCGGCACTACCTCCCCGCGTGGGGCGGACGCCGGGCCCTGCTGATCGGCTACTCGTTCGGCGCCGACGTGCTCCCGCTGCTGGTGAACCGCCTGCCGGTGGACCTGCGGGCGCGCATCGCCGGGATCACGCTGATCGGGTTCAGCCCCAGCGCGGTGTTCGAGTTCCACATGACGGAGTGGGTGGGGATGGTGCGCGGGCGGCAGTACGCCACCCTTCCCGAAGTCCGGCGGCTGCGCGACGTGCCGGTCCTGTGCGTCTACGGGGTGACGGACCACGCCGAGGCCTGCGGACGGCTGGGGATGGCGAACGCCACGCTGGTGGCCATTCCCTCGGGGCACAGCATGGGGTCGGTGTCGGGGCGGGTGGGCGCGGTGGTGCTGCGGCAGGCGCGCGAGCTCCTGCATCCGGCGGCCGCGCAGGCCGGAACCTGACGGATTTGAAAGATTTCCAGACCGCGGAGGCGCAAGCCGAAGCGGTTCGGGTGAGGGGGCCGGGGGGTGGGCCCCGGTTCCCCTCACTACCCGAAAATAGATGCGCCGCGCCCGTGCAAGCGGGACGGTGCAGCGGGGGCCGGGGGGTGGGCCCCGGTTCCCCGCAACCAGGTCCGCGTCGGCGCAAGCCGCGCGGCGGGTGGGGGGCGCTGGGGGGTGGGCCCCGGTTCTCCTCACCCGTTTTCCCGAACCGCGTTGGCGCAAGCCGCGCGGCGGGTGCGAGGGCTGGGGGGTGGGCCCCGGTTCCTTGCACCCGGAACTACAGCCGCGACGGTTCGGCCGCGCGGCACCAGGCGAGAGGGCCGGTGGGTGGGCACCGGTCCTCTCGTCTTTTTTGCGCCGTCTCCTCGAAGGGAGACGGCGCTTCGGCGTTGTGTGGCGATCGGCCCGCGGAGCTCGCCCGGCGAATGGAATTCGCCGGCAACAACCGCACAAAGTCCGCTCCGCGGACTGCTCGCCCGCATCCCGGCGCGCCCGGGCTTCGACGCTGGGAAGGTCTTGCCAGCCTGCGATTGCCCGGAAGCTGATCTTGGGGTTGACGGCATCCGGCAGTCCGCGAAGCGGACTTTGTGCCGTTGTTGCACCGGATTTCCAATCCGGGTGCCAGGAGATGCCTGCCCACCTTTTGCCGCCCGCTGGCGCGCCGCCCGCGCCCGCGCCAACATCACTCGCGACGAACAGCGGACCACAAGGGGATGGGGAGAGGATGATGGCCGACGGCGGCGTGCGGGACGTGGTGGTGATCGGCGGCGGGGTGGCGGGGCTGGCGGCGGCGCGCGACCTGGCCGACGGCGGGGCCGACGTGGTGCTGCTGGAGGCGCGGGGACGGCTGGGCGGGCGCATCCACACGCTGTACGACCCCGCGTACCCGCTCCCCATCGAGCTCGGCGCCGAGTTCGTGGACGTCCCCGGCCCCGCGTTCGACGCGATCCGCACGATGGGCGGCGCGGCGTACCGCAGCACCGGCGGCGCGTGGGACGTAGCGGATGGCATCGCCACCTGCCTGGACCTGGATGATTCCATCGCACGCATCCTCGGCCGGCTGGACCCGCCGCCCGAGCGCGACCAGCCGTTCGCCCAGTGGCTGGCGGAGTGCTGCGCGGACGAGGACGAGCAGGCGCGCTCGCTGGTGCAGCGCTACGTCGAGGGCTTCCACGCGGCCGAGCTGGACCGCGTGGGCGTGCAGTGGCTGGCCAGGACGATGCAGGGCTCCGGCGGCGGCGGCGGCCCGGTGCGCCACCACCCGCTGGGCGGCTTCGGCCTCGCCGTCCGTGGCCTTGCGGCGCGGCTGGGGGGGCGGTGCGACGTCCGCCTCGGCGCCATCGTCAGCGCCGTCGACTGGCGGCGCGGCCAGGCCGAGGTGCGCTGCCGCACCCGCTTCGGCGCCGCGCTGGAGCCGGTGCGCGCGCGGCGCGTCCTCGTCACCCTCCCGCTCGGCGTGCTGCAGGCGCCCGAGGGGAGCGGCGGCGCGGTCCGCTTCTCCCCCGCGCTGGACGGGAAGCGGGAGATCGTGTCGAAGCTGGCGATGGGGATTGTGGTGAAGGTGACCTTCCGCTTCCGCGAGCCGGTCTGGGACGATGCGCTGGAGTGGCGGGGAGACGAGGCGGGGACGCGCGAGCACAAGTTCCTGATGGCGTCGGGAGATATTCCCGGATGGTGGACCCCGTCCCCCGTCGAGGCGCCGGTGCTGACGGCGTGGGCGGGCGGCGGCGCGGCGCGGCGGCTCCTGGCCCGCGGCGGCGATCCCGCGGCCCGCGCGCTGGACGACCTGGCGGCTCTCCTCCGCCTCCCCGTCGCCCGCGTGCAGGAGAGCGTGGCCGACTGGCGGCGGCACGACTGGCACGCGGACCCGTTCGCCCGCGGCGCGTACTCGTACGTTCCCGCCGGCGCGCTCCTGGCGCAGCAGGCGCTCGCCGAGCCGGTGGAGGACACCCTCTTCTTCGCGGGCGAGGCTACGGCGGAGGACGGCTGGAACGGCACCGTCGACGGTGCCATCCACACCGGCGAGCGCGCCGCGAAGGAGATCCTGCGCTCGCTCGCATCTCCCTGAACCGCTTTTTTCCGTTCCCTCCGTTTCCTCCGTGTGATTCATCTCGCTTTCCGGCACACGGAGGAAACGGAGAACGGCACGGGAGGTCGACTCGTCCCAAACTCTTGTGCCGCATCCGGATCGCGGCTAGTTTACGCGCCAGTTGTTCCCGCCTCGGCAGTCCCCTATCCCAACTTTAATCCCATCCATCCCGCCCATGGATACCCGTCCCTGCCGTGACTGCGGCCAGCAGACGAAGCTGGTCGCGCGCTCCTGCCCGCACTGCGGCATCATGAACCCCGTGCTGCAGTGGGTGGCGCTCCCCGACGGCGCGCACGAGAACTTCCGCGTGCCGATCACCGCGTACAGCGCCATGACGCAGGCGGCCCGCGGCGCCGCGGTGCTCAGCCGCCCGCCCAAGCGCGGGATGGAGCGCTTCTTCGGCTCCGTCGACGACGCCGAGGAGGCCAACGAGGCCATCGACACCTGCACCGGCATCTTCTTCCTCATCGCCGGCCTGAACGCGCTGCAGGGGCTCTTCTTCGACCCCGCCTTCTACTTCGACGCGGCGCTGATCTTCTGCGTCGCGCTCTGGCTGCGCATGTCGAAGAGCCCGGTCGCGGGCGGGGTGATGCTGGGCCTGGCGGTGCTGCTGATGGGCCTGCGCATCGCCGCGCTGGCGGGGATGGCGAGCGGCTTCGGCGGCGGCGGGAGCCCGCGCGCGCTGATCCTGGGCGTCCTCTCGCTCGGCCTGGCGTACCGCGCCTTCAACGCCACCGCTCTTCTCAAGCGGGGGTATTGATCCCCATTGTCGTTTCCTCGTCGGCGGAGGAACCGCGGAAGAGACGCAGCCTCGTGTCTCTGGTCCTCCGTGCCTCCGTGTGAAAACAGGATCGCCAGGGCTGGACGGATGCCGAACGGCGCGCACCGGAATCTCCGGGCGCGCCGTTCCGTATTGGGGGATGGAGTTCGCGCCGGAACCCCTTGAGCCGCGCTCACTTCCCCCGTGGCGCGCGAGATTTGATGAACGGGCGGTGTGAACGTAGATTCCACCCTGCCGGCGCGTCCAATGTTTGCGCGCCCGCCACACGCGACTTGGAAGGGAAGGGCTTCCCACGTGTCGATCCTCGACAAGATCCACTCTCCCGCCGACGTCCGCGCGCTCGGCGACGCGGCGCTCCCCGAGCTCTGCGCCGAGGTGCGCGACCGGGTGATCGACGTGGTGTCCGCCCACAAGGGCGCGCACTTCGGCTCCAACCTGGGCACCGTGGAGCTGGCGGTGGCGCTGCACCGCGTGTTCGACACCCCGCGCGACCAGCTGGTGTGGGACGTGGGCCACCAGGCATATCCGCACAAGATCCTCACCGGGCGCAACGAGCGGATGCCGTCGATCCGCAAGCGCCACGGCCTGTCGGGCTTCCTGCGCCGCGACGAGAGCGAGTACGACGTCTTCGGCGCCGGGCACGCCGCCACCTCCATCTCCGCCGCCACCGGCATCGCCGCCGCGCGCGACATCAAGGGCGAGGACTTCGAGGTCGTGGCCATCATCGGCGACGGGAGCATGACCTGCGGGCTGGCGTACGAGGCGCTGAACAACGCCGGCCATACCGACCGCGACCTGATCGTCGTCCTGAACGACAACGGGATGTCGATCAGCCCCAACGTGGGCGCGCTGCACAAGTACCTGGGCGTGCACAACCGCCTGACCGACGTGCGCACCAACCCGCTGTACAACCGCATCCGCGAAGAGGTGAAGAAGGTCATCCACGCCGCGCCCCGGCTGGGCACCATCGGGGAGATGGTGGAGCACTTCGCGGTGCGCTGGGACGACGCGCTGAAGGGGATGTTCGTGGCCGGGATGCTGTTCGAGGAGCTCGGCTTCCGCTACGTGGGCCCGGTGGACGGGCACGACGTGAAGCGCCTGACCGAGACCTTCGAGCAGGTGAAGAAGATGAAGGGGCCGCGGCTCGTCCACGTCCTCACCACCAAGGGAAAGGGCTTCGCCCCGGCCGAGGCCGACCAGGTGAAGTGGCACGCCGCGGCCATGTTCGACCGCGAGACCGGCGCGCCGCTGAAGCCCGCCGCCGCCGGCCTCCCGCGCTGGCAGAACGTCTTCGGGCAGGCGCTCACCGAGCTGGCGGCCGAGCACTCCGACGTGGTCGCCATCACCGCCGCCATGGCCACGGGGACCAGCACCGACATCTTCGAGAAGGCGCACCCCGCGCGCTTCTTCGACGTCGGCATCGCCGAGGCGCACGCGGTGACCTTCGCGGCGGGGCTGGCCACGCAGGGACTGAAGCCGGTGGTCGCCATCTACTCCACCTTCCTGCAGCGCGCGTACGACTCCATCGTCCACGACGTGGCGCTCCAGGACCTTCCCGTCACCTTCGTCATGGACCGCGCGGGGATCGCGGGCGACGACGGGCAGACGCACCATGGCGGCCTCGACATCGCCTACATGCTGGCCGTGCCGGGGATGACCATCACCGCCCCCAAGGACGCCGACGAGCTGATCGCGCTCATGCGGCTGGCCATCGAGTGGAAGGCGGGCCCCTTCTGCATCCGCATCCCCCGCGACGCCGTGCCCGCGCTGCCGAAGCCGGTGCGCGAGATCGCGCCGGCGGAGCACGGCACGTGGGAAACGCTGCGGCAGGGGAAGGACGTCGCCATCCTGGCGGTGGGAACGATGGTGCTCCCCGCGCTGGCCGCCGCCGAGCAGCTGCAGCGCGAAGGCGTCTCCGCGACCGTGGTCAACTGCCGCTTCGTGAAGCCGCTGGACGAGGCCACGCTGGAGCGCCTCTTCCCGCACCACCAGCACCTGCTGACGGTGGAGGAAGGCACGGTGGTGAACGGCTTCGGCACCTTCGTCCGCGCGTACGTGAACGGGCGCTGGCCGGGCGTCCACGGCGACAGCCTGGGCCTTCCCGACGGCTTCGTGGAGCACGGCGAGCGGGCCGAGCTGCTGGCCGACCTGGGGCTGAACGCCGACGGGATCGCCGCCCGCGCGCGCGCCGTGCTGGGGCGCCCGCTGCGGACGCTGCTCGAGACCGCTTGAGCGC
Coding sequences:
- a CDS encoding NAD(P)/FAD-dependent oxidoreductase, coding for MMADGGVRDVVVIGGGVAGLAAARDLADGGADVVLLEARGRLGGRIHTLYDPAYPLPIELGAEFVDVPGPAFDAIRTMGGAAYRSTGGAWDVADGIATCLDLDDSIARILGRLDPPPERDQPFAQWLAECCADEDEQARSLVQRYVEGFHAAELDRVGVQWLARTMQGSGGGGGPVRHHPLGGFGLAVRGLAARLGGRCDVRLGAIVSAVDWRRGQAEVRCRTRFGAALEPVRARRVLVTLPLGVLQAPEGSGGAVRFSPALDGKREIVSKLAMGIVVKVTFRFREPVWDDALEWRGDEAGTREHKFLMASGDIPGWWTPSPVEAPVLTAWAGGGAARRLLARGGDPAARALDDLAALLRLPVARVQESVADWRRHDWHADPFARGAYSYVPAGALLAQQALAEPVEDTLFFAGEATAEDGWNGTVDGAIHTGERAAKEILRSLASP
- a CDS encoding response regulator transcription factor gives rise to the protein MRILVVEDDPALLAILEAGFRENRIDVVTARTFHEGREKAALGTYAVIILDVGLPGGSGFDLCKRIRSNAISTPVLMLTARDAVDDRVYGLESGADDYLTKPFAFKELLARVQALARRPPQLAPERRSVADLEVDLRTRDVRRAGRTLQLTAKEFELLEFFLRHEGVVVDRAAITAAVWDDNHDPFTNVLEVLVRRLRRKIDDEFEPKLIHTLRGAGYRFGT
- the dxs gene encoding 1-deoxy-D-xylulose-5-phosphate synthase — protein: MSILDKIHSPADVRALGDAALPELCAEVRDRVIDVVSAHKGAHFGSNLGTVELAVALHRVFDTPRDQLVWDVGHQAYPHKILTGRNERMPSIRKRHGLSGFLRRDESEYDVFGAGHAATSISAATGIAAARDIKGEDFEVVAIIGDGSMTCGLAYEALNNAGHTDRDLIVVLNDNGMSISPNVGALHKYLGVHNRLTDVRTNPLYNRIREEVKKVIHAAPRLGTIGEMVEHFAVRWDDALKGMFVAGMLFEELGFRYVGPVDGHDVKRLTETFEQVKKMKGPRLVHVLTTKGKGFAPAEADQVKWHAAAMFDRETGAPLKPAAAGLPRWQNVFGQALTELAAEHSDVVAITAAMATGTSTDIFEKAHPARFFDVGIAEAHAVTFAAGLATQGLKPVVAIYSTFLQRAYDSIVHDVALQDLPVTFVMDRAGIAGDDGQTHHGGLDIAYMLAVPGMTITAPKDADELIALMRLAIEWKAGPFCIRIPRDAVPALPKPVREIAPAEHGTWETLRQGKDVAILAVGTMVLPALAAAEQLQREGVSATVVNCRFVKPLDEATLERLFPHHQHLLTVEEGTVVNGFGTFVRAYVNGRWPGVHGDSLGLPDGFVEHGERAELLADLGLNADGIAARARAVLGRPLRTLLETA
- a CDS encoding sensor histidine kinase, whose product is MRAPLRRLRHRLTAWYALSFAAILVVVGGGMYWVTSREVEAQLTRTLHAATNEVVRAAQIGESDGIPSDEAALDAVEEMEVPGSELYLLDAAGRVVTPDTVDREVRDAAMEALRRGAADRGYESEGGQWRVHALRFALANRRPYVAVAVADLGQIEAQSLRLIETFVTGAFAALVLVALMGHYLAELSVRPVEQTYEHMRRFIADAAHELRTPVSVLRARAEVAAQRERPPGDYRRALEEVGREAEVLGRIVEDLLILARVESGVRPVAEEPVYLDDLVSDAASAAGVLAETRGVRLRVGEFDEARVTGDAPLLRQLLLILMQNAVKYTAEGGEVTVDVHSRGGSPTVVVADTGIGIAPAELPHVFERFYRGEGARGITEGAGLGLSIARRIVDQHKARISVESHPGQGTRVTLVFPPAG
- a CDS encoding AcvB/VirJ family lysyl-phosphatidylglycerol hydrolase, with the protein product MSRATGCRMWIGAALVAAGALSAAPAAAQAPVTGLPLVEVPAAGPRSGDLIAVILTADGGWAALDRGVADDLARGGIPVVGWSSLDYYRKPRTPDEAAGDLARVLRHYLPAWGGRRALLIGYSFGADVLPLLVNRLPVDLRARIAGITLIGFSPSAVFEFHMTEWVGMVRGRQYATLPEVRRLRDVPVLCVYGVTDHAEACGRLGMANATLVAIPSGHSMGSVSGRVGAVVLRQARELLHPAAAQAGT
- a CDS encoding YMGG-like glycine zipper-containing protein yields the protein MMSTLVGAAACGRDAKPAETQQHLSWLDSMMVQPAQPQAATAVELNQAPIPQPAAAPQALASVAEKPATSSTTHRSSSTPRHRSTRRSSSSGSSSGSYAGPVYRQPQTRTVKHTRRDAAIGAAGGAVIGAVAGGGRHRVRGAIVGGVLGGVAGAVIGNNVDKHKIQY